The Lysobacter panacisoli genome includes a window with the following:
- a CDS encoding DUF4350 domain-containing protein — MTNTRRNLLIGLGVLALAAAVALAVWWWNRTYVRTEEFVDIPRTGEARTNPLYVLKLALRADGVKAEARQRLQRDRFTLGRSDTVLLYSDPRTLPTADADALMEWVATGGHLLVRVPASGAGKERVPVLSSLGITPAKAAPQCVGLQVEGEDRHVEFCQARAFTLDGEEPLRAWVNEAGDYVFARMKHGQGVIDVVSGFDFLTNDKLKDVPHIALTRQLLAPNYGNGTVHLIYAADMPSFWSTLLRQSWMVWLPLLLALFAWLWRRALRFGPLLPSPPAERRSLIEHIVASGEHIHRYGYGDVLYEAARTAFLARLRRRDPQAAAQGGDVQAAMLAERFGLNANDIRDALSTPDPRDRTAFRQRIALLVRMRNSLRPSNPESSP; from the coding sequence ATGACCAACACGCGTCGCAATCTGCTGATCGGACTCGGCGTGCTCGCGCTCGCTGCGGCCGTCGCACTCGCCGTGTGGTGGTGGAACCGCACCTACGTGCGCACGGAGGAATTCGTCGACATCCCGCGTACCGGCGAGGCGCGCACCAATCCGCTGTACGTGCTCAAGCTCGCGTTGCGCGCCGACGGCGTGAAAGCCGAAGCGCGCCAGCGCCTGCAGCGCGACCGTTTCACCCTCGGCCGAAGCGACACCGTGCTGCTCTACAGCGATCCGCGCACGCTGCCGACGGCCGACGCGGACGCGCTGATGGAGTGGGTCGCCACCGGCGGACACCTGCTGGTGCGCGTGCCGGCGAGTGGCGCCGGCAAGGAACGCGTGCCGGTGCTGTCGTCGCTGGGCATCACGCCGGCCAAGGCCGCGCCCCAATGCGTCGGCCTGCAGGTCGAAGGCGAGGACCGGCACGTCGAGTTCTGCCAGGCGCGCGCGTTCACCCTCGACGGCGAAGAACCGCTGCGCGCATGGGTCAACGAGGCCGGCGACTACGTCTTCGCGCGCATGAAGCACGGGCAGGGCGTGATCGACGTCGTGTCGGGATTCGACTTCCTGACCAACGACAAGCTCAAGGACGTGCCGCACATCGCGCTGACGCGGCAGTTGCTCGCACCCAATTACGGCAATGGCACCGTGCACCTGATCTACGCGGCGGACATGCCGTCGTTCTGGTCGACGCTGCTGCGCCAGAGCTGGATGGTGTGGCTGCCGCTGCTGCTTGCACTGTTCGCATGGCTGTGGCGGCGCGCACTGCGCTTCGGCCCGCTGCTGCCGTCGCCGCCAGCGGAGCGGCGCTCGCTGATCGAGCACATCGTCGCCAGCGGCGAGCACATCCACCGTTACGGTTATGGCGACGTACTGTACGAGGCCGCGCGCACCGCGTTCCTCGCACGCCTGCGCCGGCGCGATCCGCAGGCCGCGGCCCAGGGCGGCGACGTGCAGGCAGCGATGCTCGCCGAACGCTTCGGCCTGAACGCCAATGACATCCGCGATGCGCTGTCCACGCCGGACCCGCGCGACCGCACCGCATTCCGCCAGCGCATCGCGCTGCTGGTGCGCATGCGCAACTCCCTTCGACCCAGCAACCCAGAGTCTTCGCCATGA
- a CDS encoding DUF4129 domain-containing protein: MKIEALTVALRPRSAWEAVELGTALTRRHAAAIWKPWLLLSLPMFALVNLLAWSFDVLWLAGLVVWWLKPLFDRIPLFVLSRAVFGEVPTTRQTLHAQLRWGLRWMPAYLTWRRLSPVRSLYLPVDLLEGAQGAQARQRRRALGSPVHGVGTLLTLVCVHFELALYLGFAGIAVMFVPNEYLEQFGNRVWKLLQEAPVWITLLSNLLAWMAWALISPFYVGAGFGLYLNRRTEIEAWDIELALRRMRTRLLQAAAPLVLLLAIALALPARAQEPPQPAQGAEQSGTAADEAEDEDEEDDIPAATLHDIFGTVEDDSGLRDGIDAQKTQPAEPPVETTATAGTAGNASTGTRTARNGTGLADDRGLRNAVKRAYADPTVTPKRKIVTWKARAEEPKKPPQKPKVPPLAGLGAFIALVSEYGLWAVVGVIVLILLLTSPRWLRWFRRGLTRAPRESDEVRRSDADEPQAPLPDDVPTAIRRLWREGRQREALALMYRASVESMATRTQAVLVPGATEAEVLRVSRRLPLAEERDAFARAVRAWQYAAYAQRFPGAEDFERLLHELAERFAWSTAMPRGATP, encoded by the coding sequence ATGAAGATCGAAGCGCTCACCGTCGCACTGCGTCCGCGCTCGGCCTGGGAAGCGGTCGAACTCGGCACCGCGCTTACGCGCCGCCATGCGGCTGCGATCTGGAAACCGTGGCTGCTGCTGAGCTTGCCGATGTTCGCGCTGGTCAACCTGCTGGCGTGGTCGTTCGACGTGCTGTGGCTCGCCGGTCTGGTGGTGTGGTGGTTGAAGCCGCTGTTCGACCGCATCCCGCTGTTCGTGCTCTCTCGCGCGGTCTTCGGCGAAGTGCCGACGACGCGGCAGACACTGCACGCGCAGCTGCGCTGGGGGCTGCGCTGGATGCCGGCCTACCTGACGTGGCGTCGCCTCAGCCCGGTACGCTCGCTGTACCTGCCGGTCGATCTGCTCGAAGGCGCGCAAGGCGCGCAGGCGCGGCAGCGCCGCCGCGCGCTGGGTTCGCCCGTGCACGGCGTGGGCACGCTGCTGACGCTGGTGTGCGTGCACTTCGAACTCGCGCTGTACCTGGGATTCGCCGGCATCGCGGTGATGTTCGTGCCGAACGAATATCTCGAACAGTTCGGCAACCGCGTGTGGAAACTGCTGCAGGAAGCGCCGGTCTGGATCACGCTGCTGTCCAACCTGCTGGCATGGATGGCATGGGCGCTGATCAGCCCGTTCTACGTCGGCGCGGGTTTCGGCCTGTACCTCAACCGCCGTACCGAGATCGAAGCTTGGGACATCGAACTCGCGCTGCGCCGCATGCGCACACGCCTGCTGCAGGCGGCCGCGCCGCTGGTGCTGCTGCTGGCGATCGCCCTGGCGTTGCCAGCGCGCGCGCAGGAACCGCCGCAGCCGGCGCAAGGTGCGGAGCAGTCGGGCACCGCCGCCGACGAGGCGGAAGACGAAGACGAAGAAGACGACATCCCTGCGGCGACGCTGCACGACATCTTCGGCACGGTCGAGGACGACAGCGGCCTGCGCGACGGCATCGATGCGCAGAAGACGCAGCCTGCTGAGCCGCCGGTCGAGACGACGGCCACCGCCGGCACGGCCGGCAATGCGTCCACCGGCACGCGCACCGCGCGGAACGGCACCGGCCTCGCCGACGATCGCGGTCTGCGCAATGCGGTCAAGCGCGCCTATGCCGATCCCACGGTGACGCCCAAGCGCAAGATCGTGACCTGGAAGGCACGCGCCGAGGAACCCAAGAAGCCGCCGCAGAAGCCGAAGGTCCCGCCGCTCGCCGGCCTTGGCGCGTTCATCGCGCTCGTCAGCGAGTACGGCTTGTGGGCGGTGGTGGGCGTGATCGTGCTGATCCTGCTGCTCACCTCGCCGCGCTGGCTGCGCTGGTTCCGTCGCGGACTGACGCGCGCGCCGCGGGAGTCGGATGAAGTGCGGCGCAGCGATGCGGACGAGCCGCAGGCGCCGTTGCCGGACGATGTGCCCACGGCGATCCGCCGGCTCTGGCGTGAAGGACGGCAGCGCGAGGCGCTGGCGCTCATGTACCGCGCCAGTGTCGAGTCGATGGCCACCCGCACGCAGGCCGTGCTGGTGCCCGGTGCGACCGAGGCGGAAGTCCTGCGAGTGTCGCGCCGCCTGCCGCTGGCCGAGGAGCGCGACGCCTTCGCGCGCGCCGTGCGTGCGTGGCAATACGCCGCGTACGCGCAGCGATTCCCGGGCGCGGAGGACTTCGAACGCCTGCTGCACGAACTGGCCGAACGCTTCGCCTGGTCCACGGCGATGCCGCGCGGAGCGACGCCATGA
- a CDS encoding stage II sporulation protein M, with the protein MKQELFVQRHQPEWNAFEQWLDERGASAREARKSRRGWHGLADADMPARYRRLCQQLALARRRGYSPVVTERLQDLMQRGHGLLYRTPAPRWRRAVEFLVAGFPRLVRAERGCMLASFVLFWLPLLVVFAAIVWTPDLSSSLFEPMQLREFEHMYDPADPARKLGRDSGTDLAMFGHYVWNNVSIGFRTFASGLIAGVGAIVVLITNGIMIGGIAGHLQAVGHGDPFWRFVAGHSAPELTAIVIAGGAGLRLGLSLVAPGQKRRIDSLLEGGRRGALLCVGVLAMLVFAAFVEAFWSSIAWMPAWIKYTVGGVLWTLTAAWLLLGGRDRAHEDASA; encoded by the coding sequence ATGAAGCAGGAACTGTTCGTCCAGCGCCACCAGCCGGAATGGAACGCCTTCGAGCAGTGGCTCGACGAGCGTGGCGCGAGTGCGCGTGAGGCGCGCAAGTCGCGGCGCGGCTGGCACGGACTGGCCGACGCCGACATGCCCGCGCGCTATCGCCGCCTCTGCCAGCAGCTCGCGCTCGCGCGCCGGCGCGGTTACAGCCCGGTCGTGACCGAGCGATTGCAGGACCTGATGCAGCGCGGCCACGGCCTGCTCTATCGCACGCCCGCACCGCGCTGGCGTCGCGCGGTGGAATTCCTCGTCGCCGGATTCCCGCGCCTGGTGCGTGCCGAACGCGGCTGCATGCTCGCTTCGTTCGTGCTGTTCTGGCTGCCGCTGCTGGTCGTGTTCGCGGCCATCGTGTGGACGCCTGACCTGTCCTCGTCGCTGTTCGAACCGATGCAGCTGCGCGAGTTCGAGCACATGTACGACCCGGCCGATCCGGCGCGCAAGCTCGGCCGCGACAGCGGCACCGACCTGGCGATGTTCGGCCACTACGTCTGGAACAACGTCAGCATCGGTTTCCGGACCTTCGCCAGCGGCCTGATCGCCGGCGTCGGCGCGATCGTCGTGCTGATCACCAACGGCATCATGATCGGCGGCATCGCCGGGCACCTGCAGGCGGTCGGCCACGGCGATCCGTTCTGGCGTTTCGTCGCCGGGCATTCGGCGCCGGAACTGACCGCAATAGTGATTGCCGGTGGCGCGGGCCTGCGCCTGGGCCTGTCGTTGGTCGCGCCGGGGCAGAAGCGGCGGATCGATTCGCTGCTCGAGGGCGGCCGGCGCGGTGCGCTGCTGTGCGTGGGCGTGCTGGCGATGCTCGTGTTCGCCGCGTTCGTCGAAGCGTTCTGGTCGTCGATCGCGTGGATGCCGGCGTGGATCAAGTACACCGTCGGCGGCGTGCTGTGGACGCTGACCGCGGCGTGGCTGCTGCTGGGCGGACGCGACCGCGCGCACGAGGACGCGAGCGCATGA
- a CDS encoding RDD family protein, producing the protein MLDTYREVVTPEGVALHLPAAGPVPRALAWVIDFLIRMAMVFVSGIVFGLLGRGGFGFQAVMVFLVYWFYPVLFEAMWNGRTPGKRALGLRVIANNGAPVGWLAAFSRNLLRVVDMLPFGYATGLVAGLLDPWGRRLGDMVAGTLVVHDARPHEPSPAPVKHALAPSVALRPYEQAALVAFGERGPHLTEARQAELADLAEPLTGARGTAAVTRLYGIANWLLGRR; encoded by the coding sequence ATGCTCGACACGTACCGGGAAGTCGTGACGCCCGAGGGCGTCGCCCTGCACCTGCCCGCCGCCGGCCCCGTGCCGCGTGCGCTGGCGTGGGTGATCGACTTCCTCATCCGCATGGCGATGGTGTTCGTTTCCGGCATCGTGTTCGGCCTGCTCGGGCGCGGCGGATTCGGCTTCCAGGCGGTGATGGTGTTCCTGGTGTACTGGTTCTATCCGGTGCTCTTCGAGGCGATGTGGAACGGCCGCACGCCCGGCAAGCGCGCGCTCGGGCTGCGCGTGATCGCCAACAATGGCGCGCCGGTGGGCTGGCTGGCGGCGTTCTCGCGCAACCTGTTGCGCGTGGTCGACATGCTGCCGTTCGGTTACGCCACCGGACTGGTGGCGGGACTGCTCGATCCGTGGGGACGGCGCCTGGGCGACATGGTCGCCGGCACGCTGGTCGTGCACGACGCGCGTCCGCACGAACCGTCGCCTGCGCCGGTCAAGCACGCGCTGGCGCCATCGGTGGCGCTGCGGCCGTACGAACAGGCCGCGCTGGTCGCGTTCGGCGAACGCGGGCCGCATCTCACCGAAGCACGCCAGGCTGAACTCGCCGACCTCGCCGAGCCGCTGACCGGCGCACGCGGGACGGCCGCGGTCACGCGCCTGTACGGCATCGCCAACTGGCTGCTGGGGCGACGCTGA
- a CDS encoding gamma carbonic anhydrase family protein: MTMRPYLDTFPVHGERVYIDPSAVVIGAVTIGDDASIWPGCVIRGDVNSIHIGARTNVQDGTIIHVTHEGPFTRPGGLPTVVGNDVTIGHGVILHACTLDDFCLIGMGAKVLDGARVHRHGFVGAGAVIAPGKEVGEGELWVGNPARFVRRLGEREIEQLHYSAEHYVRLKDRYLGMAG, encoded by the coding sequence ATGACGATGCGTCCCTACCTCGACACCTTCCCCGTCCACGGCGAGCGGGTCTACATCGATCCCTCGGCGGTGGTGATCGGCGCGGTCACGATCGGCGACGACGCGTCGATCTGGCCGGGCTGCGTGATCCGCGGCGACGTCAACAGCATCCACATCGGTGCGCGCACCAACGTGCAGGACGGCACGATCATCCACGTCACCCACGAAGGTCCGTTCACGCGACCGGGCGGCTTGCCCACGGTGGTCGGCAACGACGTGACCATCGGTCACGGCGTGATCCTGCACGCCTGCACGCTGGACGACTTCTGCCTGATCGGAATGGGCGCGAAGGTGCTCGACGGCGCGCGCGTGCATCGCCACGGCTTCGTCGGCGCCGGCGCGGTGATCGCGCCGGGCAAGGAAGTCGGCGAGGGCGAACTGTGGGTCGGCAACCCGGCGCGCTTCGTGCGCCGCCTGGGCGAGCGCGAGATCGAGCAGTTGCATTACAGTGCCGAGCACTATGTACGATTGAAGGACCGCTACCTCGGCATGGCCGGGTAG
- a CDS encoding coniferyl aldehyde dehydrogenase: MDITADTPLDELAATREQLRRAWQARKPDFAQRRADLERLREVFRARIGSMDEAIRADFGHRSQHENLLSEAMIVLAELDHALSHLRRWMRPRRAAVGWRFWPASARIRPEPVGVVGILSPWNYPVNLALVPVVSAIAAGNHVYLKPSEHTPRTSRWLRELLSEVFPADRVAVALGGPEVGAAFAALPFDHLLFTGSTAVGRKVMAAAAPNLTPVTLELGGKAPAVVCPDYPLERAAARIATGKWFNAGQTCIGVDYVLIDAPRRDAFVEALRRELHARYGDFSAPHDYTRIINDGQYARLRHYVDDARARGATVIEPLTGDAPDDARSRMAQDRIFPPTLVLDPPMDSEVMRNEIFGPILPVVSYRTLDDALARIHSMDRPLALYPFSDDGRSVEKIVSGTLAGGVTVNDTLLHFGAHDLPFGGIGPSGIGAIHGRTGFDTFSKLLPVFRQRRWAGSDLLKPPYRGFVDRMVRLLAR; the protein is encoded by the coding sequence ATGGACATCACCGCCGACACCCCGCTGGACGAACTGGCCGCCACCCGCGAGCAGCTGCGCCGCGCCTGGCAGGCCCGCAAGCCCGACTTCGCACAGCGCCGCGCCGACCTGGAGCGCCTGCGCGAGGTGTTCCGCGCGCGTATCGGCTCGATGGACGAAGCGATCCGCGCCGATTTCGGCCATCGCAGCCAGCACGAGAACCTGCTGTCGGAAGCGATGATCGTGCTGGCGGAGCTCGACCACGCGCTGTCGCACCTGCGCCGCTGGATGCGGCCGCGCCGCGCCGCGGTGGGCTGGCGCTTCTGGCCGGCCAGTGCGCGGATCCGGCCGGAGCCGGTCGGCGTGGTCGGCATCCTCTCGCCCTGGAACTACCCGGTGAACCTGGCGCTGGTGCCGGTGGTGTCGGCCATCGCGGCGGGCAACCACGTCTACCTGAAGCCGTCGGAACACACCCCGCGCACCAGCCGCTGGCTGCGCGAACTGCTGTCGGAGGTCTTCCCGGCCGACCGTGTCGCCGTGGCGCTGGGCGGACCGGAAGTCGGCGCGGCGTTCGCGGCACTCCCGTTCGACCACCTGCTGTTCACCGGCTCCACCGCGGTCGGCCGCAAGGTCATGGCCGCGGCCGCGCCGAACCTGACGCCGGTGACGCTGGAACTGGGCGGCAAGGCGCCGGCCGTCGTGTGCCCCGACTATCCGCTCGAACGCGCCGCCGCGCGCATCGCCACCGGCAAGTGGTTCAACGCCGGGCAAACCTGCATCGGCGTGGACTACGTGCTGATCGACGCGCCGCGTCGCGATGCCTTCGTCGAAGCGCTGCGCCGCGAACTGCATGCGCGCTATGGCGACTTCAGTGCGCCGCACGACTACACCCGCATCATCAACGACGGCCAGTACGCACGACTGCGCCATTACGTCGACGACGCGCGCGCACGCGGCGCGACCGTCATCGAGCCGCTCACCGGCGACGCTCCCGACGATGCGCGCTCGCGCATGGCGCAGGACCGCATCTTCCCGCCGACCCTGGTGCTGGACCCGCCGATGGACTCGGAAGTGATGCGCAACGAGATCTTCGGCCCGATCCTGCCGGTGGTGTCGTACCGCACGCTCGACGACGCGCTCGCGCGCATCCACTCGATGGACCGCCCGCTGGCGCTGTATCCCTTCAGCGATGACGGGCGCAGCGTCGAGAAGATCGTCTCCGGCACGCTCGCCGGCGGCGTCACGGTCAACGACACGCTGCTGCATTTCGGCGCGCACGACCTGCCGTTCGGCGGCATCGGCCCGAGCGGCATCGGCGCGATCCACGGCCGCACCGGCTTCGACACCTTCAGCAAGCTGCTGCCGGTGTTCCGCCAGCGTCGCTGGGCCGGCAGCGACCTGCTCAAGCCGCCGTACCGCGGTTTCGTCGATCGCATGGTGCGCCTGCTGGCGCGCTGA